In one Fusobacterium sp. DD2 genomic region, the following are encoded:
- a CDS encoding toxin-antitoxin system YwqK family antitoxin, whose protein sequence is MKKNILFFLLLITFSTISYASSNTIQEEQGEDIDGVMYYKADHTPYTGKINSHKDRSYYKNGKPHGKWLSFYPNGNLRSIENWKDGKLVGKFVLYESDGTKVFETTYLNGKDNGNYYMYHENGVIQVEGKFSNGVPQGTWKFYNDKGKLTGKAEY, encoded by the coding sequence ATGAAAAAGAATATCTTATTTTTTTTACTACTTATAACTTTTTCCACAATATCATATGCAAGCTCAAATACTATTCAAGAAGAGCAAGGTGAAGATATTGATGGTGTTATGTATTACAAGGCAGACCATACTCCATACACTGGAAAAATAAACTCCCACAAAGATAGAAGTTATTATAAAAATGGAAAACCACATGGAAAATGGCTTTCTTTCTATCCTAATGGGAATTTGAGATCCATAGAAAACTGGAAGGATGGAAAATTAGTAGGAAAGTTTGTCCTTTATGAGAGTGATGGAACCAAAGTTTTTGAAACAACCTATCTAAATGGAAAAGATAATGGTAATTACTATATGTACCATGAAAATGGAGTTATTCAAGTAGAGGGTAAATTTTCCAACGGTGTTCCTCAAGGGACATGGAAATTTTACAATGAT